The following coding sequences lie in one Leucoraja erinacea ecotype New England chromosome 20, Leri_hhj_1, whole genome shotgun sequence genomic window:
- the LOC129706798 gene encoding ADP-ribosylation factor-binding protein GGA1-like isoform X1, with protein sequence MAAEEEGGETLESWLNKATDPLNTEEKWEYITGFCDQVNLELEGPQTAIRLLGHKIQSPQEKEALYALTVLDTCMNNCGKRFQNEVGKFRFLNDLIKVLSPKYLGLWSSEQVKLKVIEMLYSWTVWLPNEIKIRDAYQMLKKQGLIKQDPKLPDVKLLPPPSPRVKSSLFDDDEKAKLLARLLKSNHPEDLQAANRLIKNVFREDEEKAEKISKRIHVIEEVTNSTKLLNEMLSMYQRDGLPENQMEIMKNLYQRCEKLRPTLFRLASDTVDNDEALAEILQTNDSLALAVTSYKTTVEAEEIGVAPQSPAKKETASQLTDLTNQELDIGRPGTDLGLGSEHQLPHWLDEELMSLGLNDFPLMEQAVGAVNQTTSQEANSDANAPSGGGTRDLDGLDQLGSTLMEQLLGQQTRAVQWDQPRCKLTLKELQSQALANPLPPTLDQGSPAVSAPLVAPTPCSQYTMPSPGTPEMIQTSPSNLPHRVSVSPAPQEPLEGTDKLSWKTLFVPLGSIQTSHIPPVTAFDRNGFQVLFHFAKASPSRRPDLLVVVISLLSSSPTPIKDILFQAAAPKVMRVKLQPASGTELPSFNPLLPPALISQVMLLANPQKEKVRLRYKLHYSLAERPFTEIGEVTEFPAVETWCSL encoded by the exons ATGGCGgcggaggaggaaggaggagagacgCTGGAGTCGTGGCTGA ATAAAGCTACCGACCCTCTAAACACTGAAGAGAAATGGGAATACATCACGGGATTCTGCGATCAGGTCAATCTCGAGCTGGAGGG CCCACAGACTGCAATTCGCCTTCTGGGTCACAAAATCCAATCGCCACAAGAAAAGGAGGCTCTGTATGCTCTCACG GTGTTGGACACATGCATGAACAACTGTGGCAAACGGTTTCAGAATGAAGTTGGAAAATTTCGATTCTTAAATGATCTAATTAAAGTCTTGTCGCCAAAG TACTTGGGTTTGTGGTCCTCGGAGCAAGTAAAGTTGAAGGTGATTGAAATGTTGTACAGCTGGACGGTGTGGCTACCAAACGAAATAAAAATCCGAGATGCATATCAAATGCTGAAGAAGCAAG GTCTTATCAAGCAGGATCCCAAGCTACCGGATGTGAAACTTTTGCCACCACCTTCGCCAAGAGTGAAGAGCTCGCTCTTTGATGATGATGAGAAAGCAAAG CTCCTTGCAAGGCTTCTCAAAAGCAACCATCCGGAGGACTTGCAGGCTGCCAACAGGCTGATCAAGAATGTCTTCAGGGAG GACGAAGAGAAAGCTGAAAAAATCAGCAAGAGGATTCATGTCATTGAAGAAGTGACGAACAGCACCAAGCTACTGAATGAGATGCTGAGCATGTACCAAAGAGACGGCTTGCCCGAAAACCAGATGGAAATTATGAAG AACTTGTATCAGCGCTGTGAGAAACTGCGGCCGACTCTATTCCGACTTGCGAGTGACACTGTGGACAATGATGAGGCTTTGG CAGAGATTCTGCAAACCAACGATTCACTGGCTCTTGCAGTCACCTCGTACAAGACGACAGTAGAGGCGGAAGAAATCGGAGTGGCCCCGCAAAGTCCAGCCAAAAAGG AAACGGCTTCACAGCTGACTGATTTAACTAATCAGGAGCTGGACATTGGAAGACCTGGAACTGACCTGGGATTGGGCTCCGAGCACCAGTTGCCACATTGGCTGGATGAAGAACTGATGTCATTGG GTCTAAATGATTTCCCGTTGATGGAGCAAGCGGTGGGAGCAGTGAATCAGACTACTTCCCAG GAAGCAAATTCAGATGCGAATGCACCAAGTGGAGGTGGGACTAGAGACTTGGATGGCTTGGACCAATTGGGGTCAACGTTGATGGAACAGTTGCTTGGCCAGCAGACTCGGGCAGTACAGTG GGACCAGCCTCGTTGCAAACTCACGCTGAAGGAGCTGCAGAGCCAGGCTCTGGCTAATCCACTTCCTCCCACTTTGGACCAAGGTTCTCCCGCTGTCTCTGCTCCGCTTGTGGCGCCAACTCCCTGCTCTCAATACACAATGCCGTCCCCGGGAACACCGGAGATGATCCAGACTTCTCCCTCCAACCTACCGCACCGGGTGTCTGTATCACCCGCTCCACAAGAGCCCTTGGAGGGAACCGACAAACTCTCCTGGAAGACTCTGTTTGTGCCTTTGGGGAGCATTCAGACAA GTCATATACCGCCTGTCACAGCCTTTGACAGAAATGGCTTCCAGGTCCTCTTTCACTTTGCCAAAGCCTCACCCTCCAGGAGGCCAGACCTGTTGGTTGTCGTCATTTCCCTGCTGAGCTCATCGCCAACCCCAATAAAAGACATCCTTTTCCAAGCTGCTGCACCAAAG GTGATGAGGGTGAAGCTGCAGCCTGCTTCTGGCACGGAGCTTCCTTCATTCAATCCCCTCCTACCACCCGCTCTCATCTCACAGGTCATGCTCCTCGCCAACCCTCAGAAG GAGAAGGTTCGCTTGCGTTACAAGCTGCACTACTCCTTGGCTGAACGGCCCTTCACAGAGATTGGCGAAGTTACTGAGTTCCCAGCCGTGGAGACCTGGTGTAGTCTATGA
- the LOC129706798 gene encoding ADP-ribosylation factor-binding protein GGA1-like isoform X2 — MGIHHGILRSGQSRAGGVLDTCMNNCGKRFQNEVGKFRFLNDLIKVLSPKYLGLWSSEQVKLKVIEMLYSWTVWLPNEIKIRDAYQMLKKQGLIKQDPKLPDVKLLPPPSPRVKSSLFDDDEKAKLLARLLKSNHPEDLQAANRLIKNVFREDEEKAEKISKRIHVIEEVTNSTKLLNEMLSMYQRDGLPENQMEIMKNLYQRCEKLRPTLFRLASDTVDNDEALAEILQTNDSLALAVTSYKTTVEAEEIGVAPQSPAKKETASQLTDLTNQELDIGRPGTDLGLGSEHQLPHWLDEELMSLGLNDFPLMEQAVGAVNQTTSQEANSDANAPSGGGTRDLDGLDQLGSTLMEQLLGQQTRAVQWDQPRCKLTLKELQSQALANPLPPTLDQGSPAVSAPLVAPTPCSQYTMPSPGTPEMIQTSPSNLPHRVSVSPAPQEPLEGTDKLSWKTLFVPLGSIQTSHIPPVTAFDRNGFQVLFHFAKASPSRRPDLLVVVISLLSSSPTPIKDILFQAAAPKVMRVKLQPASGTELPSFNPLLPPALISQVMLLANPQKEKVRLRYKLHYSLAERPFTEIGEVTEFPAVETWCSL; from the exons ATGGGAATACATCACGGGATTCTGCGATCAGGTCAATCTCGAGCTGGAGGG GTGTTGGACACATGCATGAACAACTGTGGCAAACGGTTTCAGAATGAAGTTGGAAAATTTCGATTCTTAAATGATCTAATTAAAGTCTTGTCGCCAAAG TACTTGGGTTTGTGGTCCTCGGAGCAAGTAAAGTTGAAGGTGATTGAAATGTTGTACAGCTGGACGGTGTGGCTACCAAACGAAATAAAAATCCGAGATGCATATCAAATGCTGAAGAAGCAAG GTCTTATCAAGCAGGATCCCAAGCTACCGGATGTGAAACTTTTGCCACCACCTTCGCCAAGAGTGAAGAGCTCGCTCTTTGATGATGATGAGAAAGCAAAG CTCCTTGCAAGGCTTCTCAAAAGCAACCATCCGGAGGACTTGCAGGCTGCCAACAGGCTGATCAAGAATGTCTTCAGGGAG GACGAAGAGAAAGCTGAAAAAATCAGCAAGAGGATTCATGTCATTGAAGAAGTGACGAACAGCACCAAGCTACTGAATGAGATGCTGAGCATGTACCAAAGAGACGGCTTGCCCGAAAACCAGATGGAAATTATGAAG AACTTGTATCAGCGCTGTGAGAAACTGCGGCCGACTCTATTCCGACTTGCGAGTGACACTGTGGACAATGATGAGGCTTTGG CAGAGATTCTGCAAACCAACGATTCACTGGCTCTTGCAGTCACCTCGTACAAGACGACAGTAGAGGCGGAAGAAATCGGAGTGGCCCCGCAAAGTCCAGCCAAAAAGG AAACGGCTTCACAGCTGACTGATTTAACTAATCAGGAGCTGGACATTGGAAGACCTGGAACTGACCTGGGATTGGGCTCCGAGCACCAGTTGCCACATTGGCTGGATGAAGAACTGATGTCATTGG GTCTAAATGATTTCCCGTTGATGGAGCAAGCGGTGGGAGCAGTGAATCAGACTACTTCCCAG GAAGCAAATTCAGATGCGAATGCACCAAGTGGAGGTGGGACTAGAGACTTGGATGGCTTGGACCAATTGGGGTCAACGTTGATGGAACAGTTGCTTGGCCAGCAGACTCGGGCAGTACAGTG GGACCAGCCTCGTTGCAAACTCACGCTGAAGGAGCTGCAGAGCCAGGCTCTGGCTAATCCACTTCCTCCCACTTTGGACCAAGGTTCTCCCGCTGTCTCTGCTCCGCTTGTGGCGCCAACTCCCTGCTCTCAATACACAATGCCGTCCCCGGGAACACCGGAGATGATCCAGACTTCTCCCTCCAACCTACCGCACCGGGTGTCTGTATCACCCGCTCCACAAGAGCCCTTGGAGGGAACCGACAAACTCTCCTGGAAGACTCTGTTTGTGCCTTTGGGGAGCATTCAGACAA GTCATATACCGCCTGTCACAGCCTTTGACAGAAATGGCTTCCAGGTCCTCTTTCACTTTGCCAAAGCCTCACCCTCCAGGAGGCCAGACCTGTTGGTTGTCGTCATTTCCCTGCTGAGCTCATCGCCAACCCCAATAAAAGACATCCTTTTCCAAGCTGCTGCACCAAAG GTGATGAGGGTGAAGCTGCAGCCTGCTTCTGGCACGGAGCTTCCTTCATTCAATCCCCTCCTACCACCCGCTCTCATCTCACAGGTCATGCTCCTCGCCAACCCTCAGAAG GAGAAGGTTCGCTTGCGTTACAAGCTGCACTACTCCTTGGCTGAACGGCCCTTCACAGAGATTGGCGAAGTTACTGAGTTCCCAGCCGTGGAGACCTGGTGTAGTCTATGA
- the ears2 gene encoding probable glutamate--tRNA ligase, mitochondrial, producing MAMALGAVCRRWRLFHRRVLIPWPTVGSRPGLCGLSSGGEGPGSGVRVRFGPSPTGFLHLGGLRTALYNYIFAKKHRGQFILRIEDTDQSRLVPGATESIEDVLEWAGIPPDESPRHGGSCGPYQQSERLDLYRKAAETLVKRNAAYYCFCTPSRLEILKKEALRMRQTPRYDNRCRHLSAEQIEKRLARGSPYVIRFHLDQGTVTFEDLVYGLSRMEPASVEGDPVILKADGFPTYHLANVVDDHHMKISHVLRGTEWLTSTAKHVMMYSAFGWQPPIFAHLPLLLNTDGSKLSKRQSDLFIQNLSQSGYLPEALLDIVTNCGSGFSGNRTGRTLEELVSEFDLTGITTHSALLDLDKLPEFNRIHLLRRIENSSSRQQLVMELQARVEKVYKEKLLEGEALCTDYVERVLEHRKGHITSLLDLLKPAYSYLWIRPPVPREQMEGLTTEGEKICSMVISLFQNWTEGNGTMAELNSELRTLQAQFTTTKYSVMMKLLRLVLSGQQQGAGVAEMMLSLGPEEVCERLQRVIVH from the exons atggcgatggcgcTGGGCGCCGTGTGTCGCCGCTGGCGGCTGTTCCACCGCCGAGTCCTCATCCCCTGGCCCACAGTGGGCAGCAGACCGGGGCTGTGCGGGCTGTCCTCCGGCGGAGAGGGGCCCGGGAGCGGGGTGAGGGTGCGCTTCGGGCCGAGCCCCACAG GTTTCCTCCATCTGGGTGGACTCCGCACAGCTCTGTATAATTACATATTTGCCAAAAAGCACAGAGGCCAGTTTATCCTCCGTATAGAAGACACGGATCAGAGCCGTCTTGTGCCTGGAGCAACGGAAAGCATTGAAGACGTACTGGAGTGGGCAG GGATACCCCCCGATGAAAGCCCTCGTCATGGTGGCTCCTGTGGACCTTACCAGCAATCGGAGCGACTTGATCTGTACCGGAAGGCTGCTGAAACTCTAGTGAAGAGAAATGCAGCATATTATTGCTTCTGCACTCCGTCACGCCTGGAAATATTGAAGAAGGAAGCGCTGAGAATGAGGCAGACACCAAG GTATGACAACCGTTGTAGACACCTCTCTGCCGAGCAGATCGAGAAGCGACTGGCACGAGGTTCCCCGTATGTTATCAGATTCCACCTGGACCAGGGCACGGTGACCTTTGAAGATCTGGTGTATGGACTGagcaggatggagccagccagTGTGGAAGGAGACCCCGTCATCCTCAAGGCAGACGGGTTTCCGACCTATCACTTGGCCAACGTGGTTGACGACCATCACATGAAAATCAGCCACGTTCTGCGGGGAACGGAGTGGCTTACTTCCACTGCCAAACATGTGATGATGTACAGTGCCTTTGGCTGGCAGCCGCCAATATTTGCTCACCTTCCTCTCCTCCTGAACACAGATGGCAGCAAACTGTCTAAGCGTCAGAGCGATCTGTTCATTCAGAACCTTTCCCAGAGTGGCTACCTGCCGGAGGCTCTACTTGACATTGTTACCAACTGTGGATCGGGCTTCTCAG GCAATCGTACTGGTCGAACCCTGGAGGAGTTGGTGAGTGAGTTTGACTTGACTGGAATCACAACTCACTCTGCCTTGTTGGACCTTGACAAACTGCCAGAGTTCAACAG AATTCACCTGTTGCGCCGCATCGAGAACAGCAGCTCAAGGCAACAGCTGGTGATGGAGCTGCAAGCACGAGTGGAGAAGGTGTACAAGGAAAAGCTGCTGGAGGGAGAGGCCCTGTGCACGGACTATGTGGAACGGGTGCTGGAACACCGGAAG GGGCACATCACATCTTTGCTGGACCTACTGAAGCCAGCCTACTCTTACCTGTGGATCCGGCCTCCTGTACCCCGAGAGCAGATGGAGGGTCTGACCACGGAGGGAGAAAAGATCTGCAGCATGGTGATAAG CCTGTTTCAAAACTGGACTGAGGGTAATGGGACGATGGCGGAGCTGAACTCTGAGCTGAGGACATTACAGGCACAGTTCACAACCACCAAATACAGCGTCATGATGAAGCTCCTGCGACTGGTTCTCAGTGGGCAGCAG CAAGGAGCGGGTGTGGCTGAGATGATGCTGTCCTTGGGGCCTGAAGAAGTCTGTGAACGACTGCAACGAGTGATCGTCCATTGA